One window of the Corynebacterium glutamicum ATCC 13032 genome contains the following:
- the lysS gene encoding lysine--tRNA ligase: MTNSNPTSKNNSADLPEQLRIRREKRERILDSGLDAYPVEVDRTISISDLRSQFVVITEDLQEREEGVTYLEVGEETDVEVAIAGRVMFVRNTGKLCFASIQEGNGTTVQAMLSLAAVGEESLKAWKADVDMGDIVSVRGKVISSKRGELSVMADSWHMASKSLRPLPVAFADLSEDTRVRHRYTDLIMREQARTNALTRIKVMRALRHYLEDQDFLEVETPMLQTLHGGAAARPFETHSNALDIDLYLRIAPELYLKRCVVGGIERVFEVNRNFRNEGVDSSHSPEFAMLETYEAWGTYETGAKLIKGLVQSVAQEVFGTTLVTLADGTEYDLGGEWKVIEMYPSLNEALARKFPGQPEVTIDSTVEELREIAKVIGLSVPENGGWGHGKLVEEIWELLCEDQLYGPIFVKDFPVETSPLTRQHRTKPGVTEKWDLYVRGFELATGYSELIDPVIQRERFEDQARLAADGDDEAMVLDEDFLTAMEQGMPPTSGNGMGIDRLLMALTGLGIRETVLFPMVKPEQK, from the coding sequence GTGACTAATTCCAATCCCACTTCCAAGAACAATTCCGCCGATTTGCCTGAGCAGCTGCGAATTCGTCGCGAAAAGCGCGAGCGCATTCTGGACAGTGGATTGGACGCCTACCCAGTCGAGGTTGATCGCACCATCTCAATCTCTGACCTGCGCTCCCAATTTGTTGTCATTACAGAAGACCTCCAAGAGCGCGAAGAAGGCGTAACCTACCTCGAAGTAGGCGAAGAAACCGACGTTGAGGTCGCAATCGCTGGCCGCGTCATGTTCGTTCGCAACACCGGCAAGCTCTGCTTCGCATCCATCCAAGAAGGAAACGGCACCACCGTCCAAGCAATGCTGTCCCTGGCAGCAGTCGGTGAAGAATCCCTCAAGGCCTGGAAAGCCGATGTGGACATGGGTGACATCGTTTCCGTCCGCGGCAAAGTAATCTCCTCCAAGCGTGGCGAACTCTCCGTGATGGCTGACTCCTGGCACATGGCCTCCAAGTCCCTGCGCCCACTGCCAGTCGCATTCGCGGACCTCAGCGAAGACACCCGCGTCCGCCACCGCTACACCGACCTCATCATGCGCGAACAAGCCCGCACCAACGCGCTCACCCGCATCAAGGTCATGCGTGCACTCCGCCACTACCTCGAAGACCAAGACTTCCTTGAGGTAGAAACCCCCATGCTGCAAACCCTCCACGGTGGCGCAGCAGCACGACCATTCGAAACCCACTCCAACGCCCTCGACATTGACCTCTACCTGCGCATCGCACCAGAGCTTTACCTCAAGCGCTGCGTTGTCGGCGGCATCGAGCGCGTCTTCGAAGTCAACCGCAACTTCCGCAACGAAGGCGTCGACTCCTCCCACTCCCCAGAATTCGCCATGCTCGAAACCTACGAAGCCTGGGGAACCTACGAAACCGGCGCGAAACTGATCAAGGGTCTCGTCCAATCCGTCGCCCAAGAAGTCTTCGGAACCACCCTGGTCACCCTCGCAGACGGCACCGAATACGACCTCGGCGGCGAGTGGAAAGTCATCGAGATGTACCCTTCCCTCAACGAAGCCCTCGCACGCAAATTCCCAGGACAACCAGAAGTAACCATCGACTCCACCGTCGAAGAACTCCGCGAAATCGCCAAGGTAATCGGCCTCTCCGTCCCCGAAAACGGCGGCTGGGGACACGGCAAACTCGTCGAAGAAATCTGGGAACTCCTCTGCGAAGACCAACTCTACGGACCAATCTTTGTCAAAGACTTCCCAGTAGAAACCTCCCCACTCACACGCCAACACCGCACCAAGCCAGGCGTCACCGAAAAGTGGGACCTCTACGTCCGCGGATTTGAACTAGCAACCGGATACTCCGAACTCATCGACCCAGTCATCCAACGCGAACGCTTCGAAGACCAAGCCCGCCTCGCCGCCGACGGAGACGACGAAGCCATGGTCCTCGACGAAGACTTCCTCACCGCAATGGAACAAGGCATGCCACCAACCTCCGGCAACGGCATGGGAATCGACCGCCTCCTCATGGCCCTCACCGGCCTCGGAATCCGCGAAACCGTACTCTTCCCAATGGTGAAACCAGAACAAAAGTAG
- a CDS encoding 4-phosphopantoate--beta-alanine ligase: MSFTHGQGRVFDTVEQIRMFGSALRKTGKPVVLVPLGNGLHAGHIALIRAAKRIPGAVVVVAYAGPESDHARLREELIDAIFPFNPETLWPHGIRVEVTGGPTLTPQGAEVTKVLGLLGITGATDVVLGEKDYELVVLVQRALNDLHIPVKLHSVPTVRMPDGLAISLRNISVPEDSRETALSLAAALTAGAHSAEHGEAVVKETVTQVLKAAGVTPDYVEIRGLDLGPAPEIGDARLFAAITLGDVQLHDNVGLPLGIGFKNIEG, encoded by the coding sequence TTGAGTTTCACGCATGGTCAGGGCAGAGTTTTTGATACCGTCGAGCAGATCCGCATGTTCGGCAGCGCCCTGCGCAAAACCGGCAAACCAGTGGTGCTCGTACCCTTGGGAAATGGCCTCCACGCAGGCCATATTGCGCTCATCCGCGCAGCAAAACGCATCCCCGGTGCGGTGGTCGTCGTCGCCTATGCCGGCCCGGAATCGGATCACGCACGTTTAAGGGAAGAGCTTATCGACGCGATCTTCCCGTTCAATCCCGAAACGCTATGGCCTCACGGCATCCGGGTGGAAGTTACAGGTGGCCCAACACTTACCCCACAAGGTGCGGAAGTAACCAAGGTGCTGGGGCTGTTGGGAATCACCGGAGCAACTGATGTGGTGCTCGGTGAAAAGGACTATGAGCTGGTGGTTCTAGTCCAGCGCGCCCTTAATGATCTGCATATTCCAGTAAAACTGCATTCTGTTCCAACCGTGCGCATGCCAGATGGACTAGCCATTTCCCTGCGTAATATTTCAGTGCCCGAAGACTCCCGCGAAACGGCATTGAGCCTGGCAGCAGCCCTCACCGCCGGTGCGCATTCGGCAGAACACGGCGAGGCAGTGGTTAAAGAAACAGTCACGCAAGTGCTCAAAGCCGCAGGCGTGACCCCCGATTATGTAGAAATCCGTGGCCTGGATCTTGGACCAGCCCCCGAAATCGGAGACGCCCGACTCTTCGCAGCCATCACGCTTGGCGATGTCCAACTCCACGACAACGTCGGCCTACCCCTTGGAATCGGCTTCAAAAACATCGAAGGCTGA